The sequence GCGATGGCGGTGACGGCGATTTGCCCGCGCGAAACGCCGGCCTTGGCGTATTCGGCCTCGGGGACGTTCGCGATAGCGAAGTGCAGAAGGCCGAGCGACTCGACGAAAAAGAACCAGATCGGCAACTGCGTCCAGAATTCCGTCCACGCCAGACGGGACTTCAGCGCCTTGGCGGCCGATGCCGGGGCGGGAGCGGGGGCGGCGTCGATGGTGGTCTCGGGTGCGTTCACGGCCTGTTCCGGGGCAAGAGGAGAGGACGCCGATTCTTGCGTCCGGCGCGGGGGCTGTCAACGCGGAATCGTCGCCGCGACTTTGTGGGACTTATCGCTCGCCCAAGTGAAGTTCTTTCGCGATCTCCGCCGCAAGGATCTGCCGGATGAGCGTCTGATAGGGGATCGATTTGCGTGTCGCGATCTTCCGAAGAGCGACGATTTGCGCTTCGTCGAGCTTGACGGAAACATTCTTAAGCGGCCGTTTTCGCTCACCTTTCAGGATTTGAGCCCGCAATTCCTCGTCGAGCGCGAATTCGACCGGCTCGTCGACGAGTTCACTCAGAATACCGTGACGATCGTAGTAGTCGGCAAGATCTTCCGTCTTTTTCTTTTTCCCCGTCATGATTTTCCCTTTCCCCAATGCTGGTAATAGCGGCGTTCGGCGGCTTTCATGTCCCAGCCGGTTATTACCCGCACATACCCCGAGCCTTTGTGATCAAAAATGATCACAAGGAGCCGGCCGGCGCTCGTTTTGCCAAAGGCAGCGTAGTTGCCCTTTTTCGTTTTCCTGATTAACGGCGAACGTGCAAACACCTGTTCCGCCTCTTCCGGCTCGATGCCGTGACCGAGCGCAAGATGCAACTCGTTTCCCTCGTCCCATTCGAACTCGCGAACGCGCATCGGCGCCCCTTTCGTGTAATACAATAGATTACGACCCGTTCCTCTGTCAAAAGGTTATAAGACTTTGCCAAACACGGACGAAATATTCCGCATTTCGCTTGCGAATTTCGTCCTCCGCGCGTAAGTAGCAGGGGTCCTGCGCGGCCGATCCGCGCGAGGAACCGAAAACGCGGAAGATCATGTCGGACTCAAACCGAAAGCGCGTGCTGGTCGCCATGAGCGGCGGGGTGGATTCGTCCGTCGCGGCGGCACTGCTTGCCCGTGAAGGCTGGGAGGTCATCGGCGCGACGATGCGCGTCGTCGCGGGGTCCGAATCCGCGCGCTGCGGCTCGTGCTGCTCGCCCGACGACATCCACGACGCGCGCCGCGTGGCCGATGCCATCGGCATTCCGCACTACACCTTCAACGTCGCCGAGCGATTCGAAGACGAGGTCGTCCGCCCGTTCGCGGAGGCGTATCTCGCCGGGCGCACGCCGATCCCGTGCGTCGCGTGCAACGACCGTATGAAGTTCGACTGGATGCTGCGCCGCGCGACCGAACTCGGCTGCGACGCGCTCGCCACCGGACACTACGCGCGCGTCGTCGATGCGGGCGGCACGCGCCGCCTCCTGACGGGCGTCGATCGCGACAAGGACCAGAGCTACTTTCTCTTCACCATCAACGCCACGCAGCTTGATCGCCTGATCTTTCCCATCGGTCATCTGGTCAAGGACGAGGTGCGACGGCTTGCCGCCGAACTGCGCCTGCCAGTCGCGGAAAAGCCGGAGAGCCAGGACATCTGCTTTGTGCCGAGCGGGCGATACGACGCGGTCGTGGCGCGATTTGCCTTGGCCAACGACGGCGCGGGCGACATCGTCGATACGCACGGCAACCTCCTTGGCCGGCACGACGGCTATCACCTGTTCACCGTCGGCCAGCGAAAGGGCCTCGGCAGTTTCGGCCCTGAGCCGCACTACGTCGTGCGCATTGACGCAACCGACAAGCGCGTCGTCGTCGGCCACGCCGACGAGACGTTCGCCGCCGGGCTTGCGTGCGAGAGCTTCCGCTGGGTGAACGGCGCGCCCGATACGCTCGTGCGTGGCGTGGTGAAGATCCGCCATCGCCACCCCGGCGTCGCGGCGACGATCACGCCGGACGGCGACGGCGTCGTGATGCACTTCGACGCGCCGGCGCGCGCCGTGGCGCCCGGGCAGGCCGCCGTCGTGTACACCGGCGACGTGGTGCTCGGCGGCGGATTCATCGACCGCGCGATCTTGTCCGAATCCGCGGACGCATCCGGAAACGCGGGGGCGGCGTGACGGCGTACTCCTTCGTGACACGCACGATCGGCTGCAAGGTCAACCAGCTCGATACCGCGGCGCTCGAGCGCGATCTGGCGGACGCGGGTTTCGTCGCGCCCGCCGACGGCGCGGCGCCTGACGTGGTTGTCGTGAACTCGTGCACGGTCACGAGCGGCGCGGACAAGGACGTGCGCCGGCTCGTCTCCCAGGCCCGCACAACGCACCCCCGCGCGCTCGTCGTGCTGACCGGCTGCCTGTCGCCGGCGGGCGCGTCGGGGCAGGAGCGGGCGCATCTTGTCATCGGGCAGGATCAAAAGACGCTTGCCGCGGAGACGATCCGCGCGAAAATCGAAGGGCGCCCCGTCATCGCGAGCGCGAAGGAACGCGACGCGTTTTTCGGCGAGGGCTCCATCGAGGTGTGCGACCGCGCACGCGCGTTCCTGAAGGTGCAGGACGGCTGCGACAAGACGTGCGCGTACTGCATCATCCCGACCGTGCGCGGGCAGAGCCGCAGCCGCGAGATCGCGCGCATCGTCGAGGACGTGCGCGGGCTTGTCGCGGCGGGCTATCGCGAGGTCGTCGTGACGGGCGTGCACCTGGGCAAGTTCGGCAAGGATCTCGCACGCCGCGAATCGTTGACGCGCCTCGTTCGCGCGATCCTCGCCGATACCGATCTTGCGCGCCTGCGCCTGTCTTCCATCGAACCGATGGAGGTGCGCGACGAGCTGATTCGCCTGGCTGCCGACAATCCGCGCTTGTGCCCGCATTTCCACATCCCGCTTCAGTCGGGGGACGACGGCGTGCTGGCGCGAATGCGTCGCCCGTACACGGCAGCGCGGTATCTTTCGCGCGTGCGTGCGGTGGCTGAGGCCCTGCCGGACGTGCTCATCGGCGCGGATGTCATCGTGGGATTCCCGGGCGAGGACGAGGCCGCGTTCGCCGCGACCTGCCGTCTCGTGGAGCAGGCGCCGATCCATCACCTGCACGTGTTCCCGTATTCGGATCGCCCGGGCACGGCGGCGTCGGCGATGGATGCGCACGTGGCCGGCCCGATCGTCCGCGCGCGCGGGCGTCGCCTGCGTGAGATCGGCAACCGCAAGTGGGCGGATTTCGCCGCGCGCTTTGTGGGTCGGGAGCTTTCCGCGCTCGCGATCCGCTACCGCGACGGCGAATACGAGGCGATAGCGCGCAACTACCTGCCGGTACGCATTTCCGGCGACATCGAACCGGGTGAGGAATACGACGTTCGCGTCACGGGCACGTCGGGCGAGGGCGGGAAGAGGGTGCTTCTGGGCGCGCGGGGGGCTTCTTTTCAACACAAAAGCACAAAAGCCACGAAAGCCACGCAGGAATTACGGCCGTGACGAATTTGTGCCTTTTGTGCGTTCGTGTTGAAAACGCGGATTCCTGTGCGCCACGTTGACGCGGCCCCCCGGCGGACTTACCTTTGGGAAAAGGTCCGCCCGCCGTTGACGCGGCGCGGCGGCTCTCATTTGGGAGGAAAAATGGCCAATGTCATGACCCTGACCGACGGCAACTTCCAGAAGGAAGTGCTTGAGTCCGACGTTCCCGTTCTCGTCGATTTCTGGGCGCCGTGGTGCGGCCCGTGCCGCATGGTCAGCCCCATCGTCGAGGAGCTGGCGTCCGAATATGCCGGCCAGGTGAAGGTCGGCAAGCTGAACGTCGACGAAAATCAGGAGACCGCGATGAACTACAAGGTTCGCGGCATCCCGACGCTGATCATCTTCAAGGGCGGCGGACCGGCGGACCAGATGGTCGGCGCGGCACCGAAGGCTCGCCTCGAGCAGTTCGTCAAAGGCCAGCTCTAGGCGCGGCCCGCCAACCCGCGTAACGCGGAATCCCGGCGCTTCGATTGGCTCGAAGCGCCGTTTCCGTATGCACGCGAGTCGATTCGATCAGGCGTTGCGATCGCGGCCGAAGGGATCGCCGATCAGCGATTCCGAATGCGCCGCGCACAGCCATTGCCCGTTGTGACGCACCCACGTCGAGCTCTCGGCAGCGTCCAGTTCAAACGGCCGGCCATCGATCTCGCCTGTTTCGTGAACCTGATAGGCGACGACCGCGGCGTTTCGGCCGAGCATCCGGACCTTGGGTTCGCCCCGGAACTGGAAGTCCTTCAGCGTCCATTTGCCGTCATTGAACATGCTGACGAGCGCGTCCCGGCCGATGCTGGCCGCCCCCTGCGGTCCGGCCAGCAGGCAAGGCTCGTCGGTCAGGGACGCGCAGGTTTGCGCGTCGTTATCCTTCATCGCCTGCCAATATTTCTTCTCAAGTTCCATGATCTCGTTTTCGACGGATTTTCTAGCCATGACGAAACCCCCTTGTTCCCGTCGGAATATAGACGGATCAAGGGCTCCGGCCTCCGGGAATTTCGGCGCGCGGTAAGGCGCACCACGCGCCAAGATTGACTTGCGTCCGACCGGCGCGAACAATGCTCGCCGCCTTATACTCCTGCCGAAAGAAAAAGGTTCAGGACTCGCGTGCCGCCAAAAGGGTATCGATCGTCTGTCAACGCGCTTGGCGCGGCCGTCGTGATGGCGTTCGTGGCGTTTTTTCCCGGCGCGCTGAACGCCCTGGCGCAGGATGTCGAGCCCGTCCCGGCGGATGCCGATCCGCACGCGCCGCCGGACGAACTTTCCGCCAATCCTGACCGGGACTTTCACCATACGCTCGGCCTGATGGCGTTCGAGCAGGAGGACTTCGAGCGCGCGTTTTCCTATTTCGCGCGCGCGCTGCGTTCGGCTCCCGACGATACCGCGTTGCTTGTCGCGTTCGCCGAGTCGGCCATTCATCTCGAACGATGGGATCGCGCGATCTCGGCGCTGCGCCGTGCCTTGCGCATTGACCCGGTGCACGCGCGCGCGCGGTTCCTGGTCGGGCTGATCGCCTATCGCCAGGGTCGCTATCGCGACGCGCTCGATTCGTTCGACGGCGCGTCGGACGCGGGTTTCGACGAGCCGATGTTGCGCTTTTACCGCGGCGCGAGCCGCTTCAAGATCGGCGAATGGGAGTCGGCGCGGCGCGATCTGGAATTCGCGGTCGCCGAGCTTCCCGAAACGCATCCGAACAGCCGCTTTTATCTTGGCGTCACGTATTTCGAACTGGAGGATTACCGCGAGGCCGTCGACGAGCTGGAGATCGTCGTCGATACGGCGGACGACCCGGCTCTCGAACGGGTGGCGGCGCGGATCCTCGACGAGGCCCAGGCGCGCGCCAGGCGCTACAAGTGGTGGGAAATCGGCGTTGAGCTGGGCGCGGCGTATGACACCAATGTTCTCTACGAGCCCGCGGACGACATTGTCGCGGGTGAAGACGGCGCGTATGCGTTCGGCATGTTCGAAGGGACGGTTTATCCCTGGCGCACGCCGGATGGTTACGTCGGCGCCGGGTTTCATTTCTTCCAGAGCGTTCACCTTGCCGACCAGGACGACGCGATCCGCGAATTCGATCTGCTGGTGAACGCGTTTTCGCTCGACAGCCAGGTGCGGGTGCGCCATGCGATGCCCGAGTTTCACGTGGGGATCGGGTACGAGATCAGCGACGTATTTTTGGGCACGGATCGTTACGAGGTGGCGCAGGAGATCGAGCCAAGCGCCACGCTCGTCGAATCGGCGCGAACGGCCACGCGGGCCAGCGTCGCCTTCCGGCAAAAGGCGTTTCCGGATTTTGACGCGCGCGATGGCGTCGCCGTCGAGCCGACCGTCGCGCAGTTGTTCGAGCCGGCGCGGCCGGCCGGCGCGAAGGCGGCGATTGAACTTGGGTATTTGCAAAACAGCGCCGCCAGCGATCTGTATGATTATTACGGCGGGCGTCTTTTTTACGGCATGAGCGTGCCGCTGCGCCGCGATCTCACATCGAGCGGGGCGGTCGAGTTTCGATACCAGGATTACGTCAATCACATCGGCAACCGGCGGGATCAGCGCCTTTCGCTGGACCTGGGTTTGCGCTACGACTTTGTCAGTTTTATCTATGGCCAGCTTATGTTCCGGCACGCGCGCAACGATTCCCTGTCGGATTATCGCTGGCAGAAAAACGTCGTTGCCGTCGCGTTTGGCGCCGCGTTTTGAATCTCCGGTATTTCGTTCGCCGGCGCGGTTGGACCGTCAGATTTTCGCGGAAACATCGAAAAACTGAGGGAAAATCCGACACTTGCATTAGGCTACCCGAAGAAAAACCGCAAGAAAATCAAGTCTTTTAACGTTAGGCACGCCTGTTGCTTGAATCTTGAATTTGGAAGAAATTTCGGCGGGCGTGGTGCGCCCGGGCAAGGCCGCACCCGATTGCCCCGCGGGAGACGATACGTGAATTCGACGCTGCCCAACCATCTCTTGCGATTGATCGGCGCGGCTGCGCTGGCGTTTGTGATCATTGCGATCGCGTTTCTCGGCACGGCCTGTCAAAATCATTCGGCCGGCTCGTCGGGCGACGAGGACACCGCCTCCCGGGCTCTGGGTCTGGTACGCTGCCAGGACTGCGAGGAAGTCCTCGACTGGATGCGCCTCGTCGCGTTGACGCAGGTCGAGCGCGCCGCGGCTCAGGCCATCGACGGCGCGCGCGAATCCGACGACGCGATGGGCGGCGCCGAGGGCGATAATGCCACAGGCGGCGACGACGACGCCCCCGGCGATCCGAATGGCGAATCGGGCGATGGGGCCGATGACGACCACTCCGACACAAACGTCCAGGAGCAGGGGGTCGACGAGGCCGACATCGTCAAGACCGACGGCGAGTGGATCTATCTGCTTGCCGGCGGAAATTTCATCATCGCGGATGCGCGGCCCGCCGCCCAAATGCATGAGGCCGCGCGCCTTGCCCTTGCCGGTCATCCGCGCGAGCTGTTCGTGGCCGCCGACCTCGCCATTATCTTCTCGACGACCGCGCCGGGCGAATTGCCCGACGATGTCTGGCCGGAATTACCGCGCGAGGAACTTGGAACGTCGATCTTCGTGACGCAGATCGTCGACATCGCGGACCGCGCGTCGCCGCGCGTTTTGCGCACGCTTTATGCCGAGGGCTCGTATGTCAGCGCGCGCCGCGTGGACAACCTGGTTCGCATCGTGCTCGTCTCGCGACCGTTCACGGACGCGATCGAAAACTGGGTCGATCCGTGGTCGTATTTCGACGGTGGCGTGCCCGAAGACGACGCGGCGTTCGACCAGGCGGTCGGCGAGATGCTCGACGACGCGCGCGCGGCCATCGAGTCCTCAACGCTGGAGGACTGGATCCCGCGCTATTTCGATCGTCGGGCCGGTGGCGAGATGAGCGCCGGGTTTCTTTCGAAGTGCGCTGATTATTACCGCCCCCAGGAGCCGCTGGGCGGCGCGGTCTCGACGATCCTGACGATCGATCTATCCCAGCCGTACGACAAGCAGGAAGACGTCGGCTTGCTCGCCGACGGGCAGCTTCTCTACGCCACGACCGATTCGCTGTACGTCGCGGAAGAGGCGTCCGCCGTCCATGAGTGGATCGGCGAGGACGTGCGCCGCTCGATGATCCACAAATTCGCGACGCCCGCCGGCGCGACGCAGGCCAGTTACGTCGGCACCGGCGAGATCGATGGCTTCGTGCTCAACCAGTTCTCGATGAGCGAATTCGAGGGCAACCTGCGCGTCGCCGCGTCGACCGGATGGTGGGGCGAGGAGCTTTCGAGCATGGTGTACGTGCTGCGTCCCGCGGACGGCCTTCTTGAGGTCGCCGGCGAAATTCGCGGTATCGCGCCGGG comes from bacterium and encodes:
- a CDS encoding tetratricopeptide repeat protein; this translates as MPPKGYRSSVNALGAAVVMAFVAFFPGALNALAQDVEPVPADADPHAPPDELSANPDRDFHHTLGLMAFEQEDFERAFSYFARALRSAPDDTALLVAFAESAIHLERWDRAISALRRALRIDPVHARARFLVGLIAYRQGRYRDALDSFDGASDAGFDEPMLRFYRGASRFKIGEWESARRDLEFAVAELPETHPNSRFYLGVTYFELEDYREAVDELEIVVDTADDPALERVAARILDEAQARARRYKWWEIGVELGAAYDTNVLYEPADDIVAGEDGAYAFGMFEGTVYPWRTPDGYVGAGFHFFQSVHLADQDDAIREFDLLVNAFSLDSQVRVRHAMPEFHVGIGYEISDVFLGTDRYEVAQEIEPSATLVESARTATRASVAFRQKAFPDFDARDGVAVEPTVAQLFEPARPAGAKAAIELGYLQNSAASDLYDYYGGRLFYGMSVPLRRDLTSSGAVEFRYQDYVNHIGNRRDQRLSLDLGLRYDFVSFIYGQLMFRHARNDSLSDYRWQKNVVAVAFGAAF
- the trxA gene encoding thioredoxin, producing MANVMTLTDGNFQKEVLESDVPVLVDFWAPWCGPCRMVSPIVEELASEYAGQVKVGKLNVDENQETAMNYKVRGIPTLIIFKGGGPADQMVGAAPKARLEQFVKGQL
- a CDS encoding BrnA antitoxin family protein is translated as MTGKKKKTEDLADYYDRHGILSELVDEPVEFALDEELRAQILKGERKRPLKNVSVKLDEAQIVALRKIATRKSIPYQTLIRQILAAEIAKELHLGER
- a CDS encoding beta-propeller domain-containing protein; protein product: MNSTLPNHLLRLIGAAALAFVIIAIAFLGTACQNHSAGSSGDEDTASRALGLVRCQDCEEVLDWMRLVALTQVERAAAQAIDGARESDDAMGGAEGDNATGGDDDAPGDPNGESGDGADDDHSDTNVQEQGVDEADIVKTDGEWIYLLAGGNFIIADARPAAQMHEAARLALAGHPRELFVAADLAIIFSTTAPGELPDDVWPELPREELGTSIFVTQIVDIADRASPRVLRTLYAEGSYVSARRVDNLVRIVLVSRPFTDAIENWVDPWSYFDGGVPEDDAAFDQAVGEMLDDARAAIESSTLEDWIPRYFDRRAGGEMSAGFLSKCADYYRPQEPLGGAVSTILTIDLSQPYDKQEDVGLLADGQLLYATTDSLYVAEEASAVHEWIGEDVRRSMIHKFATPAGATQASYVGTGEIDGFVLNQFSMSEFEGNLRVAASTGWWGEELSSMVYVLRPADGLLEVAGEIRGIAPGEELKSARFFGERGYVVTFEQTDPLFVIDLSDPTDPRVAGELEIPGFSTYIHPVDDNHIVTIGEAGDENGLTGGVLLQVFDVADAANPVRTFEELVATGWDVYSPAVYDPKAFLYYPPAELLAIPVVEYGWDEGGEDVPGSEGGEGAKSGDAAPPPAEQGDEPADGADEATGRSFLAVYRFNVAEGFSEWGAVEHTDLSAEAGSDWFGEVPITRRGLVIGDAIYSLSDAALVATSLETFEDLASIALPYSAEDAWGDGWSGGGSTGGGDGVPEDEPVGD
- the mtaB gene encoding tRNA (N(6)-L-threonylcarbamoyladenosine(37)-C(2))-methylthiotransferase MtaB, with protein sequence MTAYSFVTRTIGCKVNQLDTAALERDLADAGFVAPADGAAPDVVVVNSCTVTSGADKDVRRLVSQARTTHPRALVVLTGCLSPAGASGQERAHLVIGQDQKTLAAETIRAKIEGRPVIASAKERDAFFGEGSIEVCDRARAFLKVQDGCDKTCAYCIIPTVRGQSRSREIARIVEDVRGLVAAGYREVVVTGVHLGKFGKDLARRESLTRLVRAILADTDLARLRLSSIEPMEVRDELIRLAADNPRLCPHFHIPLQSGDDGVLARMRRPYTAARYLSRVRAVAEALPDVLIGADVIVGFPGEDEAAFAATCRLVEQAPIHHLHVFPYSDRPGTAASAMDAHVAGPIVRARGRRLREIGNRKWADFAARFVGRELSALAIRYRDGEYEAIARNYLPVRISGDIEPGEEYDVRVTGTSGEGGKRVLLGARGASFQHKSTKATKATQELRP
- a CDS encoding BrnT family toxin, with translation MRVREFEWDEGNELHLALGHGIEPEEAEQVFARSPLIRKTKKGNYAAFGKTSAGRLLVIIFDHKGSGYVRVITGWDMKAAERRYYQHWGKGKS
- the mnmA gene encoding tRNA 2-thiouridine(34) synthase MnmA, producing MSDSNRKRVLVAMSGGVDSSVAAALLAREGWEVIGATMRVVAGSESARCGSCCSPDDIHDARRVADAIGIPHYTFNVAERFEDEVVRPFAEAYLAGRTPIPCVACNDRMKFDWMLRRATELGCDALATGHYARVVDAGGTRRLLTGVDRDKDQSYFLFTINATQLDRLIFPIGHLVKDEVRRLAAELRLPVAEKPESQDICFVPSGRYDAVVARFALANDGAGDIVDTHGNLLGRHDGYHLFTVGQRKGLGSFGPEPHYVVRIDATDKRVVVGHADETFAAGLACESFRWVNGAPDTLVRGVVKIRHRHPGVAATITPDGDGVVMHFDAPARAVAPGQAAVVYTGDVVLGGGFIDRAILSESADASGNAGAA
- a CDS encoding nuclear transport factor 2 family protein; its protein translation is MARKSVENEIMELEKKYWQAMKDNDAQTCASLTDEPCLLAGPQGAASIGRDALVSMFNDGKWTLKDFQFRGEPKVRMLGRNAAVVAYQVHETGEIDGRPFELDAAESSTWVRHNGQWLCAAHSESLIGDPFGRDRNA